In Solanum stenotomum isolate F172 unplaced genomic scaffold, ASM1918654v1 scaffold31991, whole genome shotgun sequence, the following proteins share a genomic window:
- the LOC125852066 gene encoding ribosome biogenesis regulatory protein homolog, whose translation MEMAQESYELDVGNLMASYPHHSFASTPSSREELVKECLQEGTKLVQAIADALFNLPSTESPDGPLVQLPQPTTRLPREKPVRPHFYWEVFAKKKGIQKRKKDKVVFDDQTGSWKRRHGYDRVNDDKDVPIIDAKATDEPGQDPFAKRQEEKKKRVEKQEKNRYSNLKEAAKAGALPSHIQLAATALPITGSQAASRKISKDELGNVAGMAANATASGGKFDKKLPGEKPPKHDKKYRKFLPVAEGSGMGSLERQQTEKVLNKFMAKNSHEILNVQKAVNMYNVKKDKKGRSQGGKSSSTDNKLKARKSPYKKASTKGSSNKGKSK comes from the exons ATGGAGATGGCTCAAGAATCATATGAATTGGATGTGGGTAATCTTATGGCTTCATACCCACATCACAGCTTTGCATCTACACCTTCTTCCAG GGAGGAGTTGGTGAAGGAGTGTCTACAGGAGGGGACCAAGTTAGTGCAAGCTATTGCAGATGCTCTCTTCAACTTACCTTCAACAGAAAGCCCTGATGGTCCTCTAGTCCAGTTGCCTCAACCAACTACGAGATTGCCTAGAGAGAAGCCTGTAAGACCTCATTTCTATT GGGAAGTGTTTGCCAAGAAGAAAG GTATACAAAAACGTAAGAAAGACAAGGTGGTGTTTGATGACCAAACTGGTTCATGGAAGCGCAGACATGGCTACGATCGTGTAAATGATGACAAAGATGTGCCAATCATTGATGCCAAGGCAACTGATG AGCCTGGTCAAGATCCTTTTGCTAAGAgacaagaagaaaagaagaaaagagtagaaaaacaagagaaaaacCGATATAGCAACTTGAAGGAAGCTGCAAAAGCTGGTGCCTTGCCAAG TCACATACAGCTTGCTGCCACAGCACTGCCTATAACAGGATCACAAGCTGCATCAAGGAAAATTAGCAAGGATGAACTCGGAAATGTCGCTGGAATGGCAGCAAATGCAACAGCTAGTGGCGGAAAATTTGACAAGAAGTTACCTGGTGAAAAGCCCCCAAAACATGACAAGAAGTATCGAAAG TTCCTGCCAGTTGCGGAAGGATCAGGAATGGGATCCTTAGAGAGACAACAAACCGAAAAGGTCCTAAACAAATTCATGGCCAAGAACTCCCATGAGATACTCAATGTGCAAAAG GCTGTTAACATGTACAATGTGAAAAAAGATAAGAAAGGAAGAAGCCAAGGAGGGAAGTCATCGTCAACTGATAACAAATTGAAGGCAAGGAAGTCACCTTACAAGAAAGCATCAACAAAAGGGTCTTCAAATAAAGGAAAATCTAAGTGA
- the LOC125852063 gene encoding early nodulin-93-like yields MAKNVSLASMDQKLAMAKRCSHEGVVAGAKAAVVASVATAIPTFAIGKMLPWARTYLNPTAKALIVSTAAGMAYFVVADKTILKTARQNSFKQA; encoded by the exons atggcCAAGAATGTGAGTTTGGCTTCAATGGATCAAAAACTAGCTATGGCTAAGCGTTGCTCTCATG AAGGAGTAGTTGCAGGAGCAAAAGCAGCAGTTGTTGCATCTGTTGCCACTGCCATTCCAACA TTTGCTATTGGGAAGATGTTACCATGGGCAAGAACCTATCTGAATCCAACTGCTAAAGCTCTTATTGTCTCAACAGCTGCTGGAATGGCATATTTTGTTGTAGCTGACAAAACTATTCTCAAAACAGCAAGGCAAAACTCCTTCAAACAGGCCTAA
- the LOC125852069 gene encoding pentatricopeptide repeat-containing protein At1g08070, chloroplastic encodes MTLSLPITILHFLPSSDPPYKLLQTHPSFSLLSKCKNMEDLKKVHSHFIKFGLHNTQFALSKLLEFCATNPYGDFSYALSIFNTTDEPNHVMYNMIIRGYSLNSSPSFAIDFYEKMLFSGNRPNSYTFPFLLKSCAKIMDTQMGKMIHGHVFKLGLMTDVYVHASLINMYAQNGEMDDARLVFDKSSKRDAVSFTALINGYALKGRVGDARELFDEMPVRDVVSWNAMISGYAQVGRFEEALVLFEEMRNVNVEPSVSTLLSVLSACARVGELKLGNWVRSWIEDHGLGLNIRLVNALIDMYAKCGDVKTARMLFEGFEEKDLVSWNVMIGGYTHSGYYKDALAVFHRMQQEVVDPNDVTLLSILPACAHLGALDLGKWIHVYIDKHYQHLQNTSLWTSLINMYAKCGAIAAAKQVFQGMRTKTLASYNVMISGLAMHGDAYEALELFRKMIEEGMKPDDITFVSVLSACNHAGLVDLGREYFNTMIQSYKYTPKLQHYGCMIDLLGRAGKFDESMTMIESMEIKPDGAIWGSLLGSCRIHKNLELGEYAAKNLFELEPENPGAYVLLSNIYAGAGNWDKVASIRTFLNDQGMKKVPGCTSIEIDRVVHEFIVSDRTHPQSNEIYKMLDEVDRLLEMAGHAPDTSEVHYEMDEEWKEEKLNQHSEKLAIAFGLISTKPGTTLRIVKNLRVCGNCHEATKMISKIFNREIIARDRNRFHHFKNSSCSCLDYW; translated from the coding sequence ATGACACTCTCTTTACCTATCACTATCCTCCACTTTCTCCCAAGCTCAGATCCCCCTTACAAACTCCTCCAAACTCATCCATCTTTTTCCCTCTTATCCAAATGCAAAAACATGGAAGATCTCAAGAAAGTTCATTCCCATTTCATCAAATTTGGTTTACACAATACCCAATTTGCACTAAGCAAATTACTTGAATTTTGTGCCACTAATCCATATGGTGATTTCTCATATGCTTTATCAATCTTTAATACTACTGATGAACCTAATCACGTTATGTATAACATGATAATTAGAGGATATTCATTGAATTCATCTCCAAGTTTCGCCATTGATTTCTATGAAAAAATGCTTTTTTCGGGTAATCGACCGAATTCGTATACATTTCcgtttcttttaaaatcttgtGCGAAAATAATGGATACCCAGATGGGGAAGATGATTCATGGACATGTTTTTAAGCTTGGGTTGATGACTGATGTTTATGTACATGCTTCACTTATCAATATGTATGCTCAAAATGGTGAAATGGATGATGCAAGATTGGTGTTTGATAAAAGTTCTAAGAGAGATGCTGTGTCGTTCACCGCGTTGATTAATGGGTATGCGTTGAAGGGACGTGTCGGTGATGCTCGAGAACTGTTTGATGAAATGCCTGTGAGAGATGTTGTTTCGTGGAATGCGATGATTTCGGGGTATGCTCAGGTGGGCCGGTTTGAGGAGGCGTTGGTGTTGTTTGAGGAGATGAGAAATGTGAATGTGGAACCTTCGGTGAGCACGTTGTTGAGTGTTCTATCTGCGTGTGCTCGTGTAGGTGAACTTAAATTGGGGAATTGGGTGCGATCATGGATTGAGGATCACGGACTTGGTTTGAATATTCGTCTTGTTAATGCACTTATTGATATGTACGCAAAATGTGGCGATGTGAAGACGGCAAGGATGTTATTCGAGGGTTTTGAGGAGAAAGATCTCGTGTCGTGGAATGTTATGATTGGGGGTTATACACATTCTGGCTATTATAAAGATGCATTGGCTGTTTTTCATCGAATGCAGCAAGAAGTTGTCGATCCTAATGATGTTACGTTGTTGAGCATCCTTCCAGCTTGTGCACATTTAGGTGCTCTAGATCTTGGTAAGTGGATACATGTCTATATTGACAAGCATTATCAACACTTACAAAACACTTCTCTATGGACTAGTCTGATAAATATGTATGCAAAATGTGGAGCCATCGCAGCAGCAAAACAAGTCTTTCAGGGAATGAGAACGAAAACTTTAGCTTCGTATAATGTGATGATCTCAGGGCTAGCAATGCATGGTGATGCATATGAAGCTCTGGAGCTTTTCCGTAAAATGATAGAGGAAGGAATGAAGCCAGATGATATAACATTTGTTAGTGTTTTATCAGCTTGTAATCACGCTGGTTTAGTGGATCTTGGTCGAGAATATTTTAATACCATGATCCAAAGCTACAAGTACACACCAAAGTTGCAGCATTATGGATGTATGATTGACCTTCTAGGACGAGCAGGAAAATTCGATGAATCAATGACCATGATCGAAAGCATGGAGATTAAACCCGATGGTGCAATATGGGGTTCCTTGCTAGGTTCTTGTAGAATCCACAAGAATCTTGAGTTGGGTGAATATGCTGCCAAGAACTTATTTGAACTAGAACCTGAGAATCCTGGTGCTTATGTACTCTTATCCAACATCTATGCCGGTGCTGGAAATTGGGACAAAGTAGCATCGATAAGAACTTTTTTAAATgatcaaggaatgaagaaagtTCCTGGTTGTACCTCCATTGAGATTGATAGAGTAGTCCATGAGTTTATTGTTAGTGATAGAACACATCCTCAAAGCAACGAGATTTATAAAATGTTGGATGAAGTCGATAGGCTATTGGAAATGGCTGGCCATGCTCCAGATACATCAGAGGTACATTATGAAATGGATGAGGAGTGGAAGGAAGAAAAACTAAATCAACATAGCGAGAAGTTGGCGATTGCCTTTGGATTGATCAGCACAAAGCCAGGGACAACTCTCAGGATTGTTAAGAACCTTAGAGTGTGTGGGAATTGTCATGAAGCCACGAAGATGATATCAAAGATATTTAACAGGGAGATCATCGCAAGAGATAGGAATCGATTTCACCATTTCAAAAACAGTTCTTGCTCGTGCTTGGACTATTGGTGA